In Thermococcus profundus, the genomic stretch AACGACGACCTTGAGGGATACCTGAGTGTCTGTGGACGACGTTATTCCCACCCCAGAAACCTGACACTGGAGACTGCTGTAGTTGGCGGCCTCGATAATGCCGTTCAGGGGGGCGTTGACGTTGTCCTCAATGACGACCCCTGTGTTGAGGTACGTGCAGGCATTGTCGGCGGCGTTCCTTACATGCATCAGGATTGCCGTGTCGGTGTCTCCGTTAAGGTATTCCGGGACAATGAGGACTAGGGCGGTGAAGATGACGCCCATCAGGAAGAGCACCTCAAGGGCAGTCTGACCCCGTCCTTTACTTCTTGAGTTCAACATTTATCCGCCCCCCGGATTCCCCGGCCGTCACGTTGAAGGTGGAATCACCCGGGCCGAGGGTTACCGAACTCGTTGAGTGAATAGGGACCGGAAGCCTCTGGTAGACCCTGAGGGTTTTACCCCCTACAGCCGCAACCACCTCAACCCTTCCAGAGGTGGAGTTTAGAGTCACGTTGATGCTCTCCCCACTCTCAAGCTTGAGGGGAACCCGTTTCACCACGGTGTAACCCGGCCCTATAGAGTAGACCTTGGCCACGGTGTCCCTCAGGTCAACTGCGAACACCTTAAGCTTCGCGGCAGTATCGAACGTCTCGGCGTTGGCCCTCTCACCGGAGGCAACTGAGATTATCCCAGTGACCGTTATGAGTATAAGGACGAACGCTATCATGAAATCAAAGGTTATCTGACCCCTTCTCATGTCACTCACCGGGGCTGATGTTTATCCTCAGCTCGCCCTTGGCAGAATTGAAGGTCCAGCTGTCGGGGCTGTCAGGGTTCCATTCAACTACTATCTTCAGTGTCACAGGGAGGTTTGTGGGATCTATCTCCAGACCGTAAACAGTGCTTGAACCAAGGGAGACGCTCCCTCTGGGCGACCATACTGACTGGTTGCCGTAAAGAATGGCCTGATACATCGATCTGCTCCACAGCACGTTCTTGTCTCCCCCACTGAGGACAAGGTTAAAACCTGTGCCTGTGACCGTTATATAAGTCCCGTTGCCAGAGGGCCCTCCCGGAAGCTGTCCATAGGTTATGAACACCTTCGGATTCTTAACGTTCCATACCTTCTCCAAGTACGCGGGATCTCTCAAATACGACAGCCTGATGTACGTGGTTGCCTTTGACCCAGGGCCCTGCGAGTAGACCTGATTTATTGTGTTTGAGATTGCATTGGCCAGGTTCTTCTCCTCCAGTGCGATTTGAACCCTTAGGGTATCAGCCGAGACTGTCCCCTGATCAAACGTTGTGTTTTTCACAGAGTAGACTAGCAGGACGAGCATTAACGCGAAGACGAACATGAATTCCAGGGAGACCTGACCCCTCTTTCCCATAAGCCTCACTCTATCTCTGGCTATATTCCCAGACCTATTTAACACTTACCTTTCCAGAGAACCCTCCGATCTCCATAGGCGTCCAGATCAGTTCTCGTTTTTTAGGGGCTCAGCTACAGCAAAAACCTCCCTACCGATCTGGAGCCTGCGAATTCCAAAGTAGTCGTCGTTGAACACCTTAAACCGATACCTATCAGGGTCTAGGGGGTATTTGGCCAGCAAAACCCTCATCTCATCAATGAAGAACTGGGTCAGCTGGTGGTATATCAGATCACTCCTCTCCCTGGCCCTGTCAAGTACCCATGCGATAAAAGGCAAAAGGGCAAGGCCCGGAAGGAGGAGGTACCAAGATACCAGCACCGCCGCAAGAAGGGAGATCCCCAAGATGACAGAGATCAACGAGACGAGGAAGTACTTGGCCTTCCTGATATCCTTTAGCTCCTCAACTTTAGCCTCCCAGATGTCGAGGAGTTGAGGGTTGTAGAAATCGAAGGCGGTGTGTCTCTTCCCCTTCCGTATCCTCTCGCGGATTAAGGCATCCCAATCGTCCTGGTAGTAGACCAGAAAGCCTTTCTTTCTGGCCCTCTCCGCGTCTATAGAGGAGATTATCCTCCTTATGTCCTCCGCGCTCTCGTGGGCTATGTGCGAGTAGACTTCTTTCTCATCCAGCTCGAGGGCCACTTCGACCGAGTCCCTGATAACGTCGTCACCCATCCACCTCACCCGGGTAGATGTCGTCGAAGTCTGGGAGACCCTCTAAAAGCTCCTTCTTCTTGCTCTCAGCTTCCGCTTTGGCCCTCATAAATGAGCTGGCGTATTCCTTCGCAGTCCTTATTATGCCCTCTATGCTCTCGCTGTCGTAGATGCCGCTGAGTAACGTAACCACCTCAACCTCCCTCGTTCTTGGATCCGGGTAAAATCCCCTGAATATCTGCTTGCCCTTTATCCTATCCGTCAGCTCATCCAGCGCCTCAAAGATGTCCTTGGCCTTAAGCACCTCAGGGGGACCGTGGATTGCAACGAGACCGTATAAGGCGGACTCAACGTTGGCCTCAAGGTAGAGGCCCTCGCTCTCGAAGGATTTAACTATGAGCTTTGAGAGGCTCTTGATCTGATCGGCGCGGGCCTTCGCGTATCCAACCGTGGCGAAGCTCCCAAAAGCTTTGAGCACGAACTTGAGGTCGCTGGCATCCAGGGTCTGCTCCCCGGGGATGTCTATCAGGGCCAGCAGGGAGGCGATGCGCTCGACTATCGTGTAGTTTATCCGCTCGTAGGCCTGGCTTATATCTAGGTCGCCCTCCTTGAGCTTGTTGTTGTCGATGGCTATTATCGAGTCAGCGACCTTTGATAGCTTGTCTATCGTTATCGCCGCGTTTATGGTGGGCCTTATCCCCTCCTCCTTCAGCGGGAGTGCCCCGATGGCCACGACGAGGGAATCGGGGTACTCCTCCTTGAGGGCCTCTGCCAGAAGGGGCGTTCCCCCGGCACCGGTTCCGCCGCCGAAGCCGAAGGTGAGGAAGAATATGTCAACGTCTTCGTAGCCGACCATCGAGTTTATCTTCCTCATAACCATGGGAAGGTCGCGCCTCATGGCTTCTCTTCCGAGGACGGGATTGGCGTTGACCCCTTTCCCCCCCGTCAGGCTCTCTCCGATGAGTATCCTCCTGTCCGAGGGAATATGTTTTAGGTACTCAAGATCCCCCCTGGAAGTGTTTATCGCGAGGGCTTCAAAATCGACGAGGGAGAAGAGGTCGGCTATCTTCGTTCCGCACTGGCCGACCCCTATGATTATAGCCCGCACCAACTATCACCTCTCATCCTACTGTCTCGGCAGTGACCTCGTTGAGCTGAACCTTCCCATCGCCATTCCTATCCTCGAAGTGAACGACAACCGCGTTCCCCTGCATGTACCTTACATATCCGATGTCAAAGATCAGCCTTGCTATGTCCGCCGCTGAGTCGTCGTAGACCACGAAGAGAACAACTCCCCTCGCCGTCCTGCCAGGGATTAGAAGAACAGTGTTCTCTCTCGGATAAGTGAAGTCGTTGATGATCACGTTATCACCGGCGACACTGAGGGATACGCGGCGGTTGTACCTAGAGACGTCGATATCGCCGTAGCCCACCAAGGCTATCGAGTTAACGGAATCGATAAGGGACAGGGGCCCGAGGCTGAATTTGGAACCGAAGTCCTCTTCAAGGTAGGCCATAACGGCCTTTGCATCGCCGATCCTCCTCTCGGGAACGGTAATGGCGAAGGAGGAAGTTTCAAGAGCGTTCCTGACGTCTGAAAGATCCACCATGGGGGCCCGCTCGTACTTGGAGAGGAAGATGATCGCCGAGGCAGTCTCGATGGTATCGTTGGCTATGGCTCCCGAATCCCTCATCCCCCTAACGAATTCCAGGGTCTCCTCAGTGTAATCCAAACCGTGTTTAGACAGGAAGAGAGTGGCCTCAACGGTCAGATCGACTCTGGGCTTCCCCTTCATCCCCGTGCCGTTGAAGTCGGAGTATTCCACCATGTAAGGCCATCCTCCACCTGACCTCTGGGAGACGAGCCAGTTTATATGCGGCCTAAGTTCGTCTTCGGAGGCTATGGGTTCCAGGGCCTTGAGAACCGTCAGGGTGTCGAGGACGTTGAGGTCGAACATGAAGGGATAGATCCCGACCTGGTAGTAAAGGCCCCATCCAGTCGAGCTTATTGAGATAAGCCACTCCTTGGCGGCCTTGATGTCCGGATCAGAGGGTTCAACTCCAAGGGCCAGGAGGGCGCTTATGGCCATGGCTGTCTCCGCGGGCTGGGGACCCAAGCCCTTTATCCCCCACTTTCCTTTCTCCATCTCAACGGACTTTATGACCTGAACCGCGTGCTTTTTCTCACCCTCGCTCAGGCGGTCGAAGTGGAGGAGAGTCATCAGGGAATAGTAGTAGCCGACCGTCAGTCTGCTCTCGTTGAGAACGAGGATCTCATCGTCCTTAAACCTCCCCTCAGTCCAGTTAAGCGCCTTTTCTACGACGTCTGGAGCTGGGTAGCAGGCCTCAACGGCAAGGAGAGCGTAGTAAGTGGCCTCTTCGTTTGAAGGCGAACCCGCGTAAACTCCCCATCCACCATCCGGGTTCTGGTACGAAATAAGCTCGTCGCACGGTATTTCCTCGGAACCTGTGGGGGCACTTTCTATAGAAGGAACAAGCTGTGAGACTGCAAGGAGAGCATATGCCGTGGGGGTTACCGTGTCGGTTATCGAGATTGGATACTCCGGCGTGTCGGCCCAGAAGACCATGTTTCCGCCGACGTGCTTTATCCTGTCGAGCTCCGCTATCTGAGCTACGACCTCAAAAGTGGGCTCAGAGTAGAGGGTGAGTGCGTAGGTGAGAATCGCCCTCTGGGTTGGAGAGAGCTCGTCATTCTCAAGGATTCCCATTAACTCCCCCACAGTGAAGTTCTCAACTGGAACACCCAGGAACTTG encodes the following:
- a CDS encoding class III signal peptide-containing protein; translated protein: MLNRSGNIARDRVRLMGKRGQVSLEFMFVFALMLVLLVYSVKNTTFDQGTVSADTLRVQIALEEKNLANAISNTINQVYSQGPGSKATTYIRLSYLRDPAYLEKVWNVKNPKVFITYGQLPGGPSGNGTYITVTGTGFNLVLSGGDKNVLWSRSMYQAILYGNQSVWSPRGSVSLGSSTVYGLEIDPTNLPVTLKIVVEWNPDSPDSWTFNSAKGELRINISPGE
- a CDS encoding prenyltransferase/squalene oxidase repeat-containing protein, with the protein product MRKASALRITVVILLWMIMLVPLAVAVPITDGSAGFLRRFGESSGQIRHISLTIVALSEANGKVRDDLTPKIRDLTRDLISYQNPDGGWGYFPGSVSNVLDTSYALIALSESERYFENTDDFFKVKDAREKAVDFIRSSLTGKAWGYVSGTSPMFYPTVVVLWALGESGFNATDPDVSSALSVLDDLPRYVDDKTALGLKLIAFKFLGVPVENFTVGELMGILENDELSPTQRAILTYALTLYSEPTFEVVAQIAELDRIKHVGGNMVFWADTPEYPISITDTVTPTAYALLAVSQLVPSIESAPTGSEEIPCDELISYQNPDGGWGVYAGSPSNEEATYYALLAVEACYPAPDVVEKALNWTEGRFKDDEILVLNESRLTVGYYYSLMTLLHFDRLSEGEKKHAVQVIKSVEMEKGKWGIKGLGPQPAETAMAISALLALGVEPSDPDIKAAKEWLISISSTGWGLYYQVGIYPFMFDLNVLDTLTVLKALEPIASEDELRPHINWLVSQRSGGGWPYMVEYSDFNGTGMKGKPRVDLTVEATLFLSKHGLDYTEETLEFVRGMRDSGAIANDTIETASAIIFLSKYERAPMVDLSDVRNALETSSFAITVPERRIGDAKAVMAYLEEDFGSKFSLGPLSLIDSVNSIALVGYGDIDVSRYNRRVSLSVAGDNVIINDFTYPRENTVLLIPGRTARGVVLFVVYDDSAADIARLIFDIGYVRYMQGNAVVVHFEDRNGDGKVQLNEVTAETVG
- a CDS encoding FtsZ/tubulin family protein — protein: MRAIIIGVGQCGTKIADLFSLVDFEALAINTSRGDLEYLKHIPSDRRILIGESLTGGKGVNANPVLGREAMRRDLPMVMRKINSMVGYEDVDIFFLTFGFGGGTGAGGTPLLAEALKEEYPDSLVVAIGALPLKEEGIRPTINAAITIDKLSKVADSIIAIDNNKLKEGDLDISQAYERINYTIVERIASLLALIDIPGEQTLDASDLKFVLKAFGSFATVGYAKARADQIKSLSKLIVKSFESEGLYLEANVESALYGLVAIHGPPEVLKAKDIFEALDELTDRIKGKQIFRGFYPDPRTREVEVVTLLSGIYDSESIEGIIRTAKEYASSFMRAKAEAESKKKELLEGLPDFDDIYPGEVDG